In Phormidium yuhuli AB48, one genomic interval encodes:
- a CDS encoding S-layer homology domain-containing protein, with amino-acid sequence MTTVYVNPETGSNTNPGTATEPFKTITHALSQASAGTLIQLRVGHYTEETFPLRVPAGVKLVGNEGSKGKDIMITGGKQVSTSDGNQSLTIRLEADGQVRGVTVSNPETRGTGIWIESGNPTVANSTLLNCKREGIRIMGSAKPLLDSNILTGNASYGIWVLKNAKGEIRNNTIRNNGTGIAVGDEAAPLIANNLIQQNRYGFVINGNCRPVLRGNIIEENNDYGISAIANALPDLGKSEEPGGNVFRKNGIKDVQNATGNTFISAGNELNPDKVEGSIEFVSVDGGVPTPTPTPTPTPTPTPTPTPTPTPTPSPSPNPPTELTDIQGHWAEPFIQALFDRQLVSGVGDGTFRPETPINRASFAALLAQAFDKPLTEPAKTFTDVSTSFWGAEAINKVTRMGFISGFPNNTFRPGDNVTRLQVLLALNAGLALSEGNQNHLSFYTDKTQIPDWAKTAVAKATDATLVVNHPNVRQLRPMIDATRAEVAVMVYQALVQDNNFPVIESPYLVNAEATDVPKFSDIEGHWAKDFIVELASKGVINGLPDGTFKPNKKMTRAEYAALLATAFDPKPKRSSIKFQDVPSSHWANGAIDKTYTGGFLSGFSETTFGPNLNVQRLQVLLSLVNGLDLSGGATDLLNRYDDRDQVPTWAQPAVATATQKRFVVNYPDIKRLHPEQDATRAEVAAMVYQALKDANKWDLSGVNSDYIVTA; translated from the coding sequence ATGACAACCGTTTACGTCAACCCCGAGACGGGAAGCAACACGAATCCCGGAACGGCAACGGAACCCTTTAAGACTATCACTCACGCCCTCAGCCAAGCATCAGCCGGCACATTGATTCAATTAAGGGTGGGGCACTATACCGAGGAGACCTTTCCCCTGAGAGTTCCCGCCGGAGTCAAGCTGGTGGGCAATGAAGGTAGCAAAGGCAAGGATATTATGATTACTGGGGGCAAACAGGTTTCTACCAGTGATGGCAATCAGTCGTTAACCATTCGCCTGGAAGCCGATGGGCAAGTGCGAGGTGTGACCGTCTCTAATCCTGAAACTCGCGGAACTGGGATTTGGATTGAGTCGGGTAATCCCACTGTTGCTAACAGTACCCTCCTCAATTGCAAGCGAGAGGGAATCCGCATCATGGGAAGTGCTAAACCTCTTCTCGATAGCAATATCTTGACGGGAAATGCCTCCTATGGCATCTGGGTTTTGAAAAATGCCAAAGGGGAAATCCGCAACAACACCATTCGCAATAATGGGACAGGCATTGCAGTCGGGGATGAGGCGGCCCCCCTGATTGCGAATAACCTGATTCAGCAAAATCGCTATGGTTTTGTGATTAACGGGAATTGCCGCCCAGTCCTGCGGGGGAACATTATTGAGGAAAATAACGATTATGGCATCTCTGCCATTGCCAACGCTCTCCCGGATTTAGGGAAGTCTGAGGAACCTGGGGGCAATGTCTTCCGCAAAAATGGCATAAAAGATGTCCAGAATGCCACCGGTAACACCTTCATCTCAGCGGGAAATGAACTGAATCCTGACAAGGTGGAGGGGTCAATTGAGTTTGTTAGCGTGGATGGAGGAGTGCCCACCCCGACGCCCACCCCAACACCCACCCCAACACCCACCCCAACACCCACCCCAACACCCACCCCAACACCCAGCCCTTCCCCAAACCCACCAACGGAATTAACTGACATTCAAGGGCATTGGGCAGAACCGTTTATTCAAGCCTTATTTGACCGGCAGTTAGTCAGTGGGGTGGGAGATGGAACCTTCCGCCCCGAGACCCCCATTAACCGGGCTTCCTTCGCCGCCTTGTTGGCCCAGGCGTTTGATAAGCCCCTCACCGAACCGGCTAAAACCTTCACCGATGTTTCCACTAGCTTCTGGGGGGCTGAGGCGATTAATAAGGTAACCCGCATGGGCTTTATCTCCGGGTTCCCCAATAACACCTTCCGCCCTGGTGACAATGTAACTCGGTTACAGGTGTTGCTGGCCCTCAATGCGGGGTTGGCACTGAGTGAAGGCAATCAGAACCATCTCAGCTTCTATACTGATAAAACTCAGATTCCTGACTGGGCTAAGACAGCGGTGGCCAAGGCAACGGATGCTACATTAGTGGTGAATCATCCCAATGTACGGCAGTTACGACCGATGATTGATGCGACTCGGGCGGAAGTGGCGGTCATGGTTTATCAGGCCTTGGTTCAGGATAATAATTTCCCCGTGATTGAGTCTCCCTATCTGGTGAATGCTGAGGCGACGGATGTGCCCAAGTTCTCAGATATTGAGGGGCATTGGGCAAAGGACTTTATTGTGGAGTTAGCCAGTAAAGGAGTGATTAATGGGTTGCCCGATGGAACCTTCAAACCCAATAAGAAGATGACGCGGGCAGAGTATGCGGCTTTGTTAGCAACGGCGTTTGACCCCAAACCGAAACGTTCGTCTATCAAGTTCCAAGATGTCCCTAGCAGTCATTGGGCCAATGGGGCCATTGATAAGACCTATACCGGGGGATTTCTATCAGGATTCTCCGAAACCACCTTTGGTCCTAATTTAAATGTGCAGCGGTTACAGGTATTGCTGTCATTGGTCAATGGCTTAGATTTATCGGGGGGGGCGACGGATTTGTTGAATCGTTATGATGACCGGGACCAAGTTCCCACCTGGGCCCAGCCGGCAGTGGCGACGGCAACCCAAAAGCGGTTTGTGGTCAACTATCCAGATATCAAGCGTTTGCACCCTGAGCAAGATGCGACTCGGGCCGAAGTTGCGGCGATGGTCTATCAGGCGTTGAAGGATGCGAATAAGTGGGATTTATCAGGGGTTAATTCGGACTACATTGTAACCGCTTAG
- a CDS encoding pentapeptide repeat-containing protein, whose amino-acid sequence MTLKELLEQYAAGERDFGGIMLSEANLSRINLSGANLSQAILSIANLSGANLSGANLSYAKMNVTRLSGSNLVRANLEGTILNVANMIRANLSGANLRNAALIRAEMIRANLSEAKLNGANLNAADLRESTLRQVDLTGANLSEADLRGSSLIAAILLNANLIGTDFSKADLTGADLSHAELRHARLHRANLSGASLRGANLRWADLSGANLRWADLSEAKLSGANLIGADLSCANLLNTSFVHADLTQTNLIRADWEGADLSGAILTGAKLYGVARFNLTTEGMSCDWLDLSPNGDHSQIARFDSENFEKFFNQTPPVVQLVVDMPISSNAHRVLAGIYHQLSQEYPEMNQPPSIDVGYRRTVLTFRVDSDELLLPTAYVAVLPFKDAGETQKTLVNLVRSLQSSSPDLSGVKAANQAAKLSVATIQRLRKVSGLSCPPVEGHGELEFFQAPTQTTVANSSDLGLTIYSNPMFGKRFFNAAELGIPLSALSSQRAQVVLPSSQEILEFIQGFYSFE is encoded by the coding sequence ATGACGCTCAAAGAACTTTTAGAACAATATGCTGCCGGAGAACGAGACTTCGGCGGAATAATGTTGTCCGAAGCAAATCTTAGTCGTATTAACCTGAGTGGGGCCAATCTGAGTCAGGCGATTCTCAGTATTGCCAACCTCAGCGGTGCTAATCTCAGTGGGGCCAACCTCAGTTACGCCAAAATGAATGTGACTCGCCTGAGTGGTTCTAATTTAGTACGAGCCAACTTAGAGGGCACAATTTTGAACGTTGCCAACATGATTCGGGCTAACCTCAGTGGGGCGAATCTCCGGAATGCTGCGTTAATTCGCGCCGAGATGATTCGGGCCAACCTCAGTGAGGCGAAACTCAATGGTGCCAATCTCAATGCCGCTGATTTGCGGGAGTCGACCCTAAGACAGGTAGATTTGACTGGGGCGAATCTGAGTGAGGCGGATTTGCGGGGAAGTTCTCTGATTGCGGCCATTTTGCTGAATGCAAATCTAATTGGGACGGATTTCAGTAAGGCGGATTTGACCGGAGCCGATTTAAGTCATGCTGAACTGCGTCACGCTCGGCTGCATCGGGCGAATTTAAGTGGGGCGAGTTTGCGGGGAGCGAATCTACGTTGGGCCGATTTGAGTGGGGCGAATTTGCGTTGGGCCGACTTGAGTGAGGCAAAACTGAGCGGGGCGAATTTGATTGGAGCAGATCTCAGTTGTGCCAATCTCCTCAATACCAGTTTTGTTCATGCAGATTTGACCCAAACCAATTTAATTCGGGCGGATTGGGAAGGTGCAGATTTAAGTGGCGCCATTTTGACCGGAGCAAAACTTTATGGGGTAGCCCGGTTTAACTTGACGACGGAGGGGATGAGTTGTGATTGGCTCGATTTAAGCCCCAATGGAGACCATAGTCAGATTGCCCGTTTTGACTCAGAAAACTTTGAAAAGTTTTTTAATCAAACCCCTCCCGTGGTTCAATTGGTGGTGGATATGCCTATTAGTAGTAATGCCCATCGGGTTCTCGCGGGTATCTATCATCAGTTAAGTCAGGAATATCCTGAGATGAATCAGCCCCCGAGTATTGATGTGGGCTACCGACGCACAGTTTTAACATTTCGGGTGGATAGTGATGAGTTATTACTGCCAACGGCCTATGTGGCTGTGTTGCCATTTAAGGATGCAGGAGAAACTCAGAAAACACTGGTAAATTTGGTGCGATCGCTTCAGAGTAGCAGTCCTGACTTGTCGGGAGTGAAGGCTGCAAACCAGGCAGCAAAGTTGAGTGTGGCGACGATTCAACGGTTACGAAAGGTCAGCGGTTTAAGTTGTCCCCCAGTAGAGGGTCATGGTGAGTTAGAGTTTTTCCAAGCCCCAACTCAAACGACAGTAGCCAATTCCAGTGATTTAGGCTTGACAATTTATAGTAATCCTATGTTTGGGAAGCGTTTCTTTAATGCGGCGGAGTTAGGGATTCCTCTCAGTGCCCTCTCCTCGCAACGGGCCCAGGTGGTGTTACCCTCCTCTCAGGAAATCTTGGAGTTCATCCAGGGGTTTTATTCGTTTGAATAG
- a CDS encoding pentapeptide repeat-containing protein gives MEAEELLQKYAAGVRRFIGVNLSEANLSQANLTRVNLRNACLSVANLSGANLSRANLKGAKLNVAKLSSSNLRAANLRDADLNVANLIRADLSGADLYQASLIRTEMLRADLSGADLRGANLSGAMLKEAKLPRANFQGANLSEVDLSYAQMRGANLEQATFRRTNLRWADMSGASLRNSELRQVRLSGAKLIEADLRGANLRWADLSGASLAGADLSGAKLSGANLSGADLTGANLLDASLVYADLTRATLTNVDWMGADLSGATLTGSKLYGVSRFGLKSEGTVCDWVDLSPNGDGSKIQRFRPEQVEEFFNESLPTVRILVDAVLDPNAHVALAQVYDQIARYFPGFKRSPNIDISDRRTVITFRLDNDLQLFSMAYITVLPFRDGTATQRNIQNLVQLLQTRERENLDVDHFRYIQRLRVFFEQTVERADSLRNNEPESLKPDTGQSFFRAPTHVILSNSKNQTIEVQHHPQFGKQRLQAANRINPIEPPYPEVCNQILPPPFVIFDFVKTTVTDLNPDPL, from the coding sequence ATGGAAGCTGAAGAACTATTACAAAAATATGCAGCGGGCGTGCGGCGATTCATTGGTGTGAACTTAAGCGAGGCTAACCTCAGCCAAGCCAATCTCACCCGAGTGAATTTACGCAATGCCTGTTTGAGCGTTGCTAATCTCAGTGGTGCTAACTTAAGCCGGGCCAACCTTAAGGGAGCCAAACTGAACGTGGCGAAATTGAGTAGCTCTAATTTACGAGCTGCCAATCTTCGAGATGCTGATCTCAACGTCGCTAACTTAATCCGAGCCGATTTAAGCGGGGCAGATCTTTACCAAGCCTCCCTAATTCGCACTGAAATGTTGCGAGCGGACCTCAGTGGGGCCGACTTACGGGGGGCCAACTTGAGCGGAGCCATGCTGAAAGAGGCGAAACTACCCCGGGCCAACTTCCAAGGGGCCAATCTCAGCGAAGTGGATCTCAGTTATGCTCAGATGCGGGGGGCCAACTTAGAACAAGCCACCTTCCGCCGCACCAATCTCCGTTGGGCGGATATGAGTGGGGCCAGTTTGCGTAACTCTGAACTGCGACAAGTCCGCTTAAGTGGTGCCAAACTCATTGAAGCAGATCTACGGGGAGCTAATTTACGTTGGGCCGATCTCAGTGGAGCCAGTTTAGCTGGAGCGGATCTCAGCGGGGCAAAACTCAGCGGGGCGAATCTCAGTGGGGCCGACTTAACCGGGGCCAATTTACTGGATGCCAGTCTGGTTTATGCTGATCTGACTCGTGCTACCCTCACCAATGTAGATTGGATGGGGGCCGACTTGAGTGGAGCTACCCTCACCGGCAGCAAACTCTATGGGGTTTCCCGGTTTGGCTTAAAAAGTGAGGGAACGGTTTGCGACTGGGTTGATTTGAGTCCTAATGGGGATGGTTCCAAAATTCAACGCTTCCGGCCAGAGCAGGTTGAGGAGTTTTTTAATGAATCTTTACCCACGGTTCGCATTCTCGTCGATGCCGTCCTCGATCCGAACGCTCATGTCGCCTTGGCTCAGGTCTATGATCAGATTGCACGGTATTTTCCCGGTTTCAAGCGATCGCCTAACATTGATATTAGCGATCGCCGCACTGTGATTACCTTCCGACTCGATAACGACCTCCAGCTTTTTTCCATGGCCTACATCACCGTTCTCCCCTTTCGCGATGGAACGGCCACCCAGCGTAACATTCAAAACCTAGTCCAACTCCTACAAACCCGAGAGCGAGAAAATCTCGACGTGGATCATTTTCGCTACATCCAGCGGCTACGGGTATTTTTCGAGCAAACCGTAGAACGGGCCGACAGTCTCCGTAACAACGAGCCAGAGAGTCTCAAACCCGATACCGGCCAGAGTTTCTTCCGCGCCCCCACCCATGTGATTCTCTCCAACTCAAAAAACCAAACCATTGAGGTTCAACATCATCCTCAGTTTGGCAAGCAACGACTCCAAGCCGCCAACCGTATCAACCCCATCGAACCGCCCTATCCAGAAGTCTGCAACCAAATTCTGCCACCGCCTTTTGTCATTTTTGATTTCGTCAAAACCACAGTCACAGATCTCAACCCAGATCCGCTCTGA
- a CDS encoding transposase, protein MKKPGCFETVVGSFRQCLSSLPDKRRGKNRRYGMEDAALSAFSVFFTQTPSFLAYQRLMEGSKGKSNAQSLFGVHRIPTDNHIRDLLDAVSPEHLFPVFEEILQVLEAQGQLESFRCLGDSLLVALDGTEYFSSDKIHCPHCSTRTQKSGKTHYFHSVVTPVIVCPGQNHVIPLVPEFIVPQDGHDKQDCENAAAKRWLSRQEQCLRALNVTVLGDDLYCHQPLCQQFLEQQLNFIVVCRPESHTTLYEHLEGIELPTLTTKKRTGKVEKTYTYRYLNGVPLKDSDEALLVNWCELTVTTADGKVTYHNSFATSYPLSDENVAEVVRAGRTRWKVENENNNTLKTKGYHLEHNFGHGKQHLSSLLATLNILSLLFHTLLELLDDKYQLLRAHLPTRQTFFNDLRALTRYLYFDSWDHLLTFMLEGLELDIPPDSS, encoded by the coding sequence TTGAAAAAGCCAGGTTGCTTTGAGACTGTAGTGGGTTCTTTCCGCCAGTGCTTGTCATCGCTACCGGACAAGCGCCGGGGTAAAAATCGCCGCTATGGAATGGAGGATGCCGCTTTAAGCGCATTTAGTGTATTTTTTACTCAAACTCCGTCGTTTCTGGCTTATCAACGTCTGATGGAGGGTAGTAAAGGCAAGAGCAATGCCCAAAGTCTGTTTGGAGTTCATCGGATTCCCACCGACAACCACATCCGGGATTTATTAGATGCTGTGTCCCCAGAGCACCTGTTCCCGGTGTTTGAGGAGATCCTACAAGTCTTGGAAGCCCAGGGGCAGTTAGAAAGCTTCCGTTGCCTAGGGGACAGTCTATTAGTCGCATTGGATGGCACGGAATACTTCAGTTCCGACAAAATTCACTGTCCCCACTGCTCAACGCGCACCCAGAAGTCAGGAAAAACCCATTACTTTCATAGTGTTGTCACCCCAGTCATCGTCTGTCCAGGACAGAATCATGTGATTCCCTTAGTCCCTGAATTTATCGTGCCCCAAGATGGTCATGATAAGCAAGACTGTGAGAATGCCGCTGCCAAACGCTGGCTATCGCGGCAAGAACAATGCTTGAGGGCTTTGAACGTCACGGTTTTAGGGGATGACCTCTATTGCCACCAACCGTTGTGTCAGCAGTTTCTAGAGCAGCAACTTAACTTCATCGTCGTCTGTCGCCCCGAGTCTCATACTACCCTCTATGAACACCTAGAGGGTATCGAACTCCCGACCCTCACGACCAAGAAGCGGACTGGTAAAGTCGAGAAAACCTATACCTACCGCTATCTCAACGGAGTGCCCCTCAAAGATAGCGATGAGGCCCTGTTGGTCAACTGGTGCGAACTTACTGTCACCACCGCTGATGGCAAGGTAACCTATCACAACTCCTTTGCCACGAGTTATCCTCTCAGCGATGAGAATGTAGCCGAGGTGGTTCGGGCCGGACGCACCCGCTGGAAAGTTGAGAATGAGAACAACAACACTCTCAAGACCAAGGGTTACCATCTAGAACATAACTTTGGGCATGGTAAGCAGCATCTTTCCTCCTTGCTGGCGACCCTCAACATCCTCTCGCTACTCTTCCATACTCTGCTTGAGTTGCTCGATGACAAGTACCAGTTGCTACGAGCGCACTTACCTACCCGTCAAACCTTCTTTAATGATTTGCGGGCGTTGACCCGTTACCTGTACTTCGACAGTTGGGACCACCTTCTGACCTTTATGCTTGAGGGTCTCGAGTTAGACATCCCACCCGATAGCAGTTGA
- a CDS encoding P-II family nitrogen regulator yields MKKVEAIIRPFKLDEVKIALVNAGIVGMTVSEVRGFGRQKGQTERYRGSEYTVEFLQKLKLEIVIEDSQVDMVVEKLTAAARTGEIGDGKIFVSPVDRIIRIRTGEQNLEAI; encoded by the coding sequence GTGAAAAAGGTAGAAGCCATCATTCGCCCCTTCAAGCTGGACGAAGTTAAAATTGCCCTCGTCAATGCCGGTATCGTCGGGATGACCGTTTCCGAAGTGCGCGGATTTGGGCGGCAAAAAGGACAAACCGAACGTTATCGCGGTTCAGAGTACACCGTGGAATTTTTGCAAAAGCTCAAACTGGAAATTGTCATCGAAGATAGCCAAGTCGATATGGTGGTTGAAAAACTCACCGCCGCTGCCCGCACCGGAGAAATCGGCGATGGTAAAATTTTCGTCTCCCCAGTTGATCGCATTATCCGCATTCGGACTGGCGAACAAAACCTGGAAGCCATCTAA
- the sfsA gene encoding DNA/RNA nuclease SfsA, with amino-acid sequence MTSPLIYEYPPLYSGTLIRRYKRFLADIELVNGDVITAHCPNTGPMTGVCDPSSPVLLSYSDNAKRKYPYTWEAIQMRDAERTWVGINTSRSNAIVRSLLDQHLIPELGDYGDIRSEVKYGQDGKSRIDFLLQGERPLYLEVKNTTWARDGKALFPDTVTQRGQKHLRELMALVDQAGCVMLYLINRGDCDRFSPGDDADPTYGNLLREAVKRGVKILPCQVYVSPEGLRYCGLVPLEL; translated from the coding sequence ATGACTAGCCCCCTGATTTACGAATATCCCCCCCTCTATTCCGGAACCCTAATCCGTCGCTATAAGCGTTTCTTGGCAGATATCGAACTGGTCAACGGCGATGTGATTACCGCCCATTGTCCCAATACGGGCCCCATGACCGGAGTTTGTGACCCCAGTAGCCCCGTATTGCTCTCCTATAGCGACAATGCCAAGCGTAAATACCCTTACACCTGGGAAGCCATCCAGATGCGCGATGCCGAGCGAACCTGGGTGGGAATTAACACCAGCCGCAGTAATGCGATCGTGCGATCGCTCCTCGATCAACATTTAATTCCCGAATTAGGGGACTATGGGGACATCCGCTCGGAAGTTAAGTACGGCCAAGATGGCAAAAGCCGGATTGATTTTCTCTTACAGGGGGAGCGTCCCCTGTATCTGGAAGTCAAAAACACCACCTGGGCCCGGGATGGCAAAGCCTTATTCCCAGACACCGTCACCCAACGGGGACAAAAACATCTGCGGGAGTTGATGGCCCTAGTGGACCAGGCCGGCTGTGTCATGTTGTACTTAATTAACCGAGGAGATTGCGATCGCTTTTCTCCCGGTGATGACGCCGATCCGACCTACGGCAACCTACTACGAGAGGCGGTCAAGCGCGGGGTGAAAATCTTACCCTGTCAGGTGTACGTCAGTCCCGAGGGACTACGCTATTGTGGACTCGTTCCCCTGGAACTTTAG
- the murJ gene encoding murein biosynthesis integral membrane protein MurJ translates to MADETGKVRSLASVAGIVAAATLISKIFGLVRQQAIAAAFGVGVAVDAYNYAYVIPGFLLVLLGGINGPFHSAIVSVVAKRDKREAVPLIETMTTLVGGILLLVTIALVIFAHPLIDVVAPGLSETAAGEEIREIAVMQFRIMAPMALLAGLIGIGFGSLNAADMYWLPSISPLFSSVALLGGLGILALSLGEQIIEPQYAMLGGLVLAWGTLLGALLQWLVQVVVQWREGLGTLRLRFDFWRPGVREILNVMGPATFSSGMMQINVYTDLWFASFIPQTASALAYAGLLVQTPLGIISNTLLVPLLPIFSRLAAPEHWDELKQRIRQGLILTGLTMLPLGALMVALATPIVRVVYERYAFDREASEFVAAILMAYGLGMFVYLGRDVIVRVFYALGDGQTPFRVSIANIFLNVLLDYFFIQWFGAPGLVLATMGVNVVSMVALLWLLSGKIGGLPWLEWATPIASLTVLSFGTGMAGWGLYDGLQRLMGDGGFLLSLFQLTVAGGGGLAVFALVVTRMGLSEVDLFVDRLRAKFGKAR, encoded by the coding sequence ATGGCTGACGAGACAGGAAAGGTTCGTTCTTTGGCATCTGTTGCTGGCATTGTGGCAGCGGCAACCCTCATTAGTAAAATTTTTGGTTTAGTGCGTCAACAGGCCATCGCCGCCGCCTTTGGGGTGGGTGTGGCCGTGGATGCTTACAACTACGCCTATGTCATTCCCGGCTTCCTCCTCGTCCTCCTCGGGGGCATCAATGGACCGTTCCACAGTGCGATCGTCAGTGTGGTGGCTAAACGAGACAAACGAGAGGCCGTTCCCCTGATTGAGACCATGACTACTCTCGTCGGGGGCATTTTACTCCTGGTCACCATTGCTCTAGTTATCTTTGCTCATCCTCTCATTGATGTAGTAGCTCCTGGGTTATCGGAAACGGCAGCGGGGGAAGAGATTCGTGAAATTGCCGTCATGCAGTTTCGCATTATGGCCCCAATGGCCCTCCTAGCTGGCTTAATTGGCATTGGCTTTGGCAGCCTCAATGCCGCTGATATGTATTGGCTACCCTCGATTAGTCCTCTTTTCTCCAGTGTTGCCCTCCTGGGAGGATTGGGGATTTTAGCACTCTCCCTCGGAGAACAAATCATTGAGCCCCAATATGCCATGTTGGGAGGTTTGGTCTTAGCCTGGGGGACCCTCTTAGGTGCCTTGTTGCAATGGTTGGTGCAGGTGGTGGTGCAATGGCGAGAGGGACTAGGCACGCTACGCTTACGCTTTGATTTTTGGCGACCTGGAGTGCGAGAGATTCTCAATGTCATGGGCCCCGCCACCTTCTCCTCGGGCATGATGCAGATTAACGTCTACACCGACCTCTGGTTTGCCTCGTTTATTCCCCAGACTGCCTCAGCGTTAGCCTATGCCGGATTGTTGGTGCAAACGCCCCTGGGCATCATCTCCAACACACTCTTAGTGCCCCTATTGCCTATTTTTTCCCGCCTGGCGGCTCCTGAGCATTGGGACGAGCTTAAACAGCGGATTCGTCAAGGTCTGATTCTGACCGGCTTAACCATGTTGCCTTTAGGAGCCTTAATGGTAGCCCTGGCGACCCCCATTGTACGGGTCGTCTATGAACGCTATGCCTTTGACCGTGAGGCTTCAGAGTTTGTGGCAGCGATTCTCATGGCCTATGGCTTGGGTATGTTTGTCTATCTGGGACGGGATGTCATTGTGCGGGTGTTTTATGCCCTTGGGGATGGGCAAACCCCATTCCGGGTCAGTATCGCTAATATTTTCCTTAATGTACTTTTAGATTATTTCTTTATCCAGTGGTTTGGTGCCCCGGGGTTGGTTCTGGCGACCATGGGGGTGAATGTGGTGTCTATGGTGGCGTTACTCTGGCTGCTCAGCGGCAAGATTGGTGGCCTGCCTTGGTTAGAATGGGCGACCCCCATTGCCTCTCTGACGGTTTTGAGTTTTGGGACAGGCATGGCCGGTTGGGGCCTTTATGACGGTCTACAACGGCTTATGGGAGATGGTGGGTTTCTGCTGAGTCTGTTCCAGTTGACGGTTGCTGGTGGTGGAGGCTTAGCTGTGTTCGCCCTTGTGGTGACCCGCATGGGGCTCTCGGAGGTGGATTTGTTTGTTGACCGCTTGCGGGCGAAGTTTGGAAAGGCAAGGTAA
- a CDS encoding metallothionein, protein MTTVTQMKCACDSCLCIVSLESAVMKDEKPYCSQACADGHPDGAGCGHKGCTCHS, encoded by the coding sequence ATGACGACCGTGACTCAAATGAAATGTGCTTGCGATTCCTGCCTCTGTATTGTGAGCTTGGAAAGTGCTGTGATGAAAGATGAGAAACCCTATTGCAGTCAGGCTTGTGCCGATGGTCATCCTGATGGAGCTGGCTGTGGACATAAAGGCTGTACTTGCCACAGCTAG